From Rhizobium sp. Pop5:
CCAGTTCGCCCAGCAATCGCGCGCCCTCCTCGGCCGTGACGATCTTCCCGAGCCCTTCGCCGCCGGAGGGTTCCACAGCCTTTGGAACCTCGAGGGCGATCTTGCCGCTGCCGGGCGCATCGGTGAACGTCTCGACCAGACCACGAATGCGGCGGGCAAGTTCACCCTGGCGCTTGCTGAGCTCGCGCCGCACGCTGACGGGAAGATCGACAATCGCCGCGGCCGCCGCGCCCGCAATACTGGCCGACAGGGCCACCGAGCCGGACTCGAATGTGGCATCGGCTTTCAGCACGTCGGCGACTTTGGCGGCGACGCGATCGGCGACCCTTGCCTGACGCGCACGGTGCAGCCGCACCTCAGAACCAGCCATGATACTATCTCCGTTCCTACACGAACTGATATAGTCTCAAATGGCCAATTTGTCCAGTTTGTCCCATTTTGGGCGCCGCCGCAAGCGGATGGGGCAGGCGTGATCAGCCCTTTTGCAGCCTCCAGCTCCTGATTTCGAAAGGCATGATGTCGGCGGAGCCTTGGCGCTCCATCGGCTCTTCGAGAATGCTGAGCGGCTGCGACGCCGTCCATCCCGAAGGCAGGGTAAGCGAAAAGCGGCCACGCCGGCCGGCGGGTTCATAGAGGCGCAGGATCAGGCCCTCGCCCTCCTCCGCCGGCTTCAGGCCGGAGAAGGCGACAGGGGTGCCTGCGACCGTCAGCGGCGAGAAACTGCCGGCGGAAAGGCCGTTGGTTTCGGCCGTCACCAGCGGCTGGTTCAGGTCAAGCGCCTCGTCGAGGACGCCGCCTTCATGCCAGGCGCCGTCATGCGGCATCAGCGCATAGGTGAAGCTCTGCTCGCCTTCGTCGGCCAAGGGATCGGGGTAGATCGGCCCGCGCACCAGGCTCATGCCGATCACATTGCCGCGGGCGCTGTGGCCATATTTGGCATTGTTGAGGAGCGCCACGCCGAAGCCCGGCTCGCTGATATCGACAAAGCGATGGGCGGCGGCCTCGAACATCGCCTGTTCCCAGGAGGTGTTCGTGTGCGTTGCCCGCTCGACGATGCCGAAGGCGCATTCGAAGGTCGCCTTGCGGGCCTGGACGTCGACCGGATTCAGAGTGCGCAGCAGCGTGCGGCGGTCGTGCCAGTCGATCGTCGTTTCGATATCGAGCCGGCGGGCATTGGCTGTCAGAACATAGGTCTGCGTGACGCTCGAATTGCGGTAGCGGTGCACGACGCGGATCGCCGCGCGGTGAGGGCCGCTTTCGACGAGGCTGATGCTTTCGGGCGCTTCGAGACGGACGCCCTTTTCGGCATAATCGGCATCGACATCCCAGGCGTCCCAGTTGCGCGGCTTGTCGGCCGGATAGACCCAGAGCTGGTTGGCGGAGCCATCGACCGCCTCGCGGCCGCTCGCCTTGTGGATGAGGCTGGCAACGGCCCCGTCGCTGCCGATGACGACCGAGAGATGATCGTTTTCGAGGCGATCGGAACTTGCCTTCAGCCCGCCTGCCGGCCGCAGCGCGCTGCTATCGAAGACCGCGACGGACAAGGGAGCAACGATCTCGGCTGATGAAAGCGCCGTGCCGTCGGCAAGCGTTGCGTTCAGCGGCCGGGCCGCAAGTGACGGATTGACGACGATGAGCGCGTCAGTGACGCCGCCCTTCGGCAGAGTGGCCGAGAGCGCCTGCAGGGCCTTGTGCTGCTCGGCCTTGGCATGGTCGATAACGCCGCCGAGCTCCTGCTCCGCATCCTGATAGACTTCGCGGATGCTCGAACCCGGCAGAATGTCGTGGAACTCGTTCTTCAACACCACGCGCCAATCCGTCTCGAGACTCCGGGGCTTCTCCGCGCCGAGCATATGGGCGAGCGAAGCGAGCGTCTCAGCGGTGATGAGCGCGCGTTCGGCGTGGCGGTGCTTGCGCTTGACGCCGCTTTGCGTCGTCAGTGTCGCGCGGTGCAGTTCGAGATAGATTTCGCCATCCCAGACGGGAAGCTTCTTCTCCGATGCGGTCTGGTGCGCCTGCTCGTAGAAGCCCTTGACAGTGCCCCAGCGCGCTTGCGGGATGGCGGGGAAATCGCGCAGTTGCACTTCGCGCTCCACCATCTCGGGCGTGACCCCGCCGCCGCCGTCGCCGTAACCGACGGCGAGAAGCGAGGCGTGATGCTGCGTCTTGCCGCGGAAATTCTTCCATGTCGGCAGGTAGCAATCCGGCTGCACGAAGCCGTTATAGCCCTGCATCGGATTGTCGAAGGTATGGGTCAGCACCCGGCTGCCGTCGAGGCCCTTCCACCAGAAGAGATCGGAGGGGATGTGGTTCGTCTCACTCCAGTTGACCTTGATGGTGAAGAAGCTGTCGATGCCGCCCTGTTTCAGGATCTGCGGCAGCGCCCCGGAGAAACCGAAGCAATCCGGCAGCCAGCAGACCGTATGGCGCGCGCCAAACGTCTTTTCGAAGTAACGCTGGCCGTAGAGCACCTGGCGGACGAGGCTTTCGCCGGTCGGCATATTGGTGTCGGGCTCGACCCACATACCGCCGACCGTCTCCCACTTCCCGTCCGCGACCTCCTTCTTGATGCGCTCGAGAAGCTCGGGATCTTCCTCTCCCATCTGCGCGTAATAATGGGCAGTCGACTGGTTGAAGCGGAAATCCTCCGAACGCTCCATCAGCGAAAGCGCCGTGTTGAACGTGCGCCGCATCTTCCGCCGCGTCTCGCGATAGGGCCAGAGCCAGGCG
This genomic window contains:
- a CDS encoding glycoside hydrolase family 38 C-terminal domain-containing protein; protein product: MPLTIAQRFDSLKVRITELAHWRDRYSSPIDGWTFEGEPIAHHQDWPHRNGVVHFAASAEAPEGWPLEDIRLQLDLGGESLITLSYPDGESETFGLDPYHQEFPVKGRRFSIATESVARFPFGEPNRAPRLNKARLIWRDGPVHRLHLLLKQVAEAIGALGEHEVVPHMVDAAERTLRSLDWPSDTAAYISRTSDAVMQQKIWELPELQENPAGLTDEESASAAAAFDALTVRLKELQKRFPPNGELVLTGHAHIDLAWLWPYRETRRKMRRTFNTALSLMERSEDFRFNQSTAHYYAQMGEEDPELLERIKKEVADGKWETVGGMWVEPDTNMPTGESLVRQVLYGQRYFEKTFGARHTVCWLPDCFGFSGALPQILKQGGIDSFFTIKVNWSETNHIPSDLFWWKGLDGSRVLTHTFDNPMQGYNGFVQPDCYLPTWKNFRGKTQHHASLLAVGYGDGGGGVTPEMVEREVQLRDFPAIPQARWGTVKGFYEQAHQTASEKKLPVWDGEIYLELHRATLTTQSGVKRKHRHAERALITAETLASLAHMLGAEKPRSLETDWRVVLKNEFHDILPGSSIREVYQDAEQELGGVIDHAKAEQHKALQALSATLPKGGVTDALIVVNPSLAARPLNATLADGTALSSAEIVAPLSVAVFDSSALRPAGGLKASSDRLENDHLSVVIGSDGAVASLIHKASGREAVDGSANQLWVYPADKPRNWDAWDVDADYAEKGVRLEAPESISLVESGPHRAAIRVVHRYRNSSVTQTYVLTANARRLDIETTIDWHDRRTLLRTLNPVDVQARKATFECAFGIVERATHTNTSWEQAMFEAAAHRFVDISEPGFGVALLNNAKYGHSARGNVIGMSLVRGPIYPDPLADEGEQSFTYALMPHDGAWHEGGVLDEALDLNQPLVTAETNGLSAGSFSPLTVAGTPVAFSGLKPAEEGEGLILRLYEPAGRRGRFSLTLPSGWTASQPLSILEEPMERQGSADIMPFEIRSWRLQKG
- a CDS encoding antitoxin Xre/MbcA/ParS toxin-binding domain-containing protein, translated to MAGSEVRLHRARQARVADRVAAKVADVLKADATFESGSVALSASIAGAAAAAIVDLPVSVRRELSKRQGELARRIRGLVETFTDAPGSGKIALEVPKAVEPSGGEGLGKIVTAEEGARLLGELAIARRLEDWAGPVAGASEIQRDFGVARSTLNRWQHAGEVIALLKGTRKHVYPIEQFIDGRPASGIATVAALVSNQRVAWLWLTQPNPMLGGRRPIDLLKQDRADEVIDAAQTYFAAQ